The genomic interval TAAATCTGCTCGCGATCGCGCGTCACCAGCGTCGGCGGCATCAGCTCGGGGAAGTCAGTGACGAGGATCTTTTCGGGCGCGTTGCGCACGGCGGCGGGCGGATTGACCACCAGCGTCTTGGGGTGCAGGCGCTCCAGAATATGGGTGATGGTGATATAGTTCATGTCGAAGGGCGGATCCTGGCGCATGTGGATCACATCCTGGGTCGACAGGTCGATGCGGCTGGCTTCGCCCAGTGCGAAATGCTCGCCCTTGGGCTTGTCGAACACTTCAATCGGCTGGACCAGCGCGGACACGACATTGCCGCGCAGCGACAGCGTATCGGGCGTATAGTGCAGCAGTTCATGGCCGCGCGCCTGCGCTTCGAGCATCAGGGCGAAGGTGGAATCGCCACGTGGATTGATGGTGGCGACATGGTCCATCTGGACCGCGACTTTGAGCTTTTTTGCCATTTTAGCGTCTCGAGCGGCCCGATATTTCAGTAGGCCTCATCCTGAGCCTGTCGAAGGACGAGGTCGTGGCGAGATCGGCATGCCCGGTGAGGGTCTCACGGCGACGCATCAAACGCATTCACCACATGGCGTGGCCATCGGCCGGGCGCAAGGAAAATTACGTCGAAGCGGAGGGATGTTTCCGCCTTGGTAGGGTGGCGCGCCAACCAATACTGCGCGGCGCGGACTATGCGCGATTGATTGACTGCCTCAAGGGTCTCGGCTTGCGTGCTGGCCTTGCTGCGCGCCTTGACCTCGACAAAGACCGTGGTGCCGAAGCGCTCGGCGATGAGGTCGATTTCCCCGACCGGGGTTTTATAGCGGCGCGTGACCACCCGATAGAGCTTGAGCCGCAGGAACCAGGCGGCGAGCGTTTCCCCGCGATGGCCGCCCAGCTGAGCCTGGACGCGGGCCTTACTTTTCGGCTTTGAGGGCGAGGGCGGCATCATAGACCTCCTTGCGCTTGAGGCCGTATTTCTGGGTGACTTCATCGACGGCCACCCGCAGGGGTTGCTGTTCCATTGCCGCGGACAGGTCTGCCTGCCAGTCGGCGGCATCGGGCGCGGTGGGTTCGGCGGCGCCGGCGACAACGATCACCGCTTCGCCCTTGGTTTCGGTATCGGCAAATTCGGCGGCAAGCGCGCCTAGGCTGCCGCGATGGACGCGTTCAAAGCGTTTGGTCAGTTCCAAAGCGACGGCCGCCTGTCGGTCACCGAAGATTTCAGCCATGGATGCCAGCGTATCGTCGAGGCGGCGCGGGCTTTCGTAAAACACCAAAGTTTCACGTGAATCCTTGAGCGCTTTGATGGCATTGGCGCGCGCGCCAGCCTTGGGCGGCAGAAAACCGTGAAAGGCAAATGCATCGGTGGGCAGGCCGGCAACGACCAGCGCCGACAGCAATGCCGAGGCGCCGGGGATGGGGAAGACCGGCTGGTTGGCTTCAGCCAAAGCGCGGATCAGCGGAAAGCCGGGATCGGACAGGAGCGGCGTGCCGGCATCGGAGATCAGCGCGATGGCTTCCCCGGCGGCGACCCGACGCACGATATCGTCGGCCTTGGCCCGTTCATTGTGTTCATGCAGCGCCACGCGGCGGCCCTTGATGCCGTAGTGATCGAGCAGACGGGCGGACATGCGGGTGTCTTCGCAGAGCACGACCGAGGCGGCGGCCAGCGTTTCAAGCGCGCGGATGGTGATGTCGCGCAGATTGCCGATCGGGGTTGCCACGACATAAAGGCCGGGGGCCAGAGGCGGGGCCGTAAAGGCCGAACCGGCAATGAAATAGCCCGAATTGGTGTCGTTCATGCGCGGATCCGGTCGGTTGAGACTTGGTTAAGCAATGGCGGTCAAACTGTTAACACACTGCTAGCACTTTGGAGGTCTTTGGTGACCTTTGATCGAAAGGCACGACGGGGATTGGTTCGCGCTTTTGGCGCCGTGAGCCTGCTCGCGCTATCGGCCTGTGCGCCAATGCAGTTCGGCTCGCGGACGCTCGATCTGGGCGGTCCCATCGGTCCATCTAGCGACACTGGCGGGCTTACGCCAGCCCAACCGGGACTGCAGACCCCGATTGCGATGCCGAACGGGCCGACCCAGAGCTTTGGTCGCGGGCCGGTGAAGGTCTCGCTGCTGCTGCCACTGAGCGGTGACCCGGCTTCGGCATCGGTCGGGCAATCGCTGGCCAATGCCAGCCGGCTGGCGATCAGTTTTGTCGAGGCCAATCCCAATATTGCCGAGAACATCACCATCACGCTGCGCGATACCGGCACCAGTGCACAGGGCGCCAGCAGCGCGGCGAGTGCGGCGGTGGCGGATGGGTCGCGGCTGATCCTTGGGCCTTTGCAGGCCGATCAGGTGATGGCGGCGGGCGCGGTGGCGCGGTCGGCTGGGTTGCCGCTGATCGGGTTTTCCAACAATCCGGGCGCGGCGGGGCAGGGGGTTTATCTCTTGAGCGTCTTGCCCGAGATGGAAATGAAACG from Devosia sp. 2618 carries:
- the rsmI gene encoding 16S rRNA (cytidine(1402)-2'-O)-methyltransferase; amino-acid sequence: MNDTNSGYFIAGSAFTAPPLAPGLYVVATPIGNLRDITIRALETLAAASVVLCEDTRMSARLLDHYGIKGRRVALHEHNERAKADDIVRRVAAGEAIALISDAGTPLLSDPGFPLIRALAEANQPVFPIPGASALLSALVVAGLPTDAFAFHGFLPPKAGARANAIKALKDSRETLVFYESPRRLDDTLASMAEIFGDRQAAVALELTKRFERVHRGSLGALAAEFADTETKGEAVIVVAGAAEPTAPDAADWQADLSAAMEQQPLRVAVDEVTQKYGLKRKEVYDAALALKAEK
- a CDS encoding YraN family protein; this encodes MMPPSPSKPKSKARVQAQLGGHRGETLAAWFLRLKLYRVVTRRYKTPVGEIDLIAERFGTTVFVEVKARSKASTQAETLEAVNQSRIVRAAQYWLARHPTKAETSLRFDVIFLAPGRWPRHVVNAFDASP